Within the Actinomycetota bacterium genome, the region CGTAGCGGCCCAGCAGGGGGGACGCCGCCCGGGACACCAGAAAGCGCAGGCCGCACTCGGCGGCCAGGGCCAGGTCGTTGGCGTCGTCGAAGACCACGGCCACCTGCCCGGGAGCGATCCCGTGGGCCTGGCACAGGTGGCGCAGGGGCTCGCGCTTGTCGGTCATCCCCAGGTAGACGGCGTCGAAGTTCTCCCTGGTGGCAAAGGCGGTGGCCGTGGGGTTGTCCTCCCCGCTGAGCACGACGGTGACCGGCAGGCGCCCGTGGGCCCGCCACAGCCCGTAGCGGGCCAGGTTGAGGCCCATCGAGTCGGGCTCGCTGAACCCGCTGGGGCTCCCGGCCGCCTTGGCCCCGGTGTTGAACACCCCGTCCCAGTCGAGCACCAGGGCCCGGCACGCAGCCAGCCGTTCGGCCACGACCGCCGGGGGAGTGACCCACGTGCCCCCGG harbors:
- a CDS encoding phosphatase; translated protein: MPSDDLAAVAALFEAAGGTWVTPPAVVAERLAACRALVLDWDGVFNTGAKAAGSPSGFSEPDSMGLNLARYGLWRAHGRLPVTVVLSGEDNPTATAFATRENFDAVYLGMTDKREPLRHLCQAHGIAPGQVAVVFDDANDLALAAECGLRFLVSRAASPLLGRYAATHGLCDYATANGGGSHAVREVAEVVLGCLGQHEAVFASRAAFDADYQAYLAARRLTAIAHHTGPMSLGSAPR